The window CTAATGAAACCCATTTTCAACAAGTCATTCAActgctcttgtagctccttcaaCTCAGTTGGGGCCATCCTATAGGGTGCTTTGGACACTGGGGCTGCACCTGGGAttagatctatcatgaactctgtcTCGCGATCTGGTGGCAACCGCGTTAGATCTTCAGGAAAGACATCTGGAAAATCTTTCACTGCACATAGTTCTTCCAAAGGACTAACCTTAGTTTCAGTGTCTATCACTGATGCCAGGTAACACTGACATCCCTCTGATAATAGCTTCTATACTTGGAGGGCAGAGATGATAAttttcttgggtctctcccgccTAGTACCCATAAACATAAACTCTTCACCTTCAGCTGGTTTGAACAGAATCTTCCTCTCTGAACAAATTAGACTGGCcttgtgagttgatagccaatccatacccaaaatcacatcaaagtccttcatgtctaGCAGTACTAAGCTTGCTTCAAGTCTATGACCACACACACATACTGGGCAAGGATCATAAACCGAGTCAAGTTCAACCTTGCTTCCCATTGGTGTATTGACTATCAATTTTTGGGCCATTAGCAttggttcaatggacatcttcttagcaaaatTAAGGGACACAAAAGAATGTGAAACCCCCaaatcaaataaagcataagcaGGCTGAGAGCAAACAATAACCACACCTGACAAGCAATAGACAACcaaatcatagaaacaaaagctcTAAAGATGCACATCATAAGAGTTGAGTGCATTACCTGTAATAACACTAGGATCAGCCTGGGCATCTTCATTTGTCACAGAATACACCTGACCTTGAGATCTGTGGGCCGgagtaggaagaagagaacACACAGCTGCtttggcttggggtgccttttgCGTAGCTGCATTtggaggacctatcatccgAGGATGAGGACAGTCCCGGATCATATGCCCGGATTCCTTACAATTGTAGCATATGTAAGTCTGAGGAACTTATGTGGTCCTTGGTGCTTGCACCGCATCTGACCTACGGGGTTGGACTAGAGAAGTGGTAGTGTAGGATCCCCTCTTTTGAAACCTTGTAGATCCCTTAGGTTCATAAGAGGTTGCGGGCCTTTTTCCAGCCTGAATTGCTCTGTAATTCTCCTTCTgctggtcctcaatcaccttgGTGGCCTGGACCATCTCAGCATAAGTGGGGTACTTGTGAAGCACCACAGAAGTACTAATGCCAGGCCTAAGccctttctcaaacttcctagccttcacatcCTCAGGCTTCATGTGTATCGGGATAAAATAGAACAGCTCCTCAAAAGCCTGCTAGTACTCAAGGATCGATTTAGATCCTTGACAGAAGTTCATGAACTCAGACTTCTTCTTATCACGAAAGTTCTAAGGAAAGaagtttttgaagaagacttctttgaattgagcccaagttgcctctggATGAGTTGCCCAAAAAATGATCcttagaggagagccaccaaGCATTAGAATCACCCAGAAGTTGGTACATTGCACACCGGATCTTGTCTATGTCATTGCACTGTAACACTTCAAAGATCCTCTCCAGGTCCCTTATAAATGTAGCTGGGAACATGGAATCATGAGCCAACCTGTAGAAGGTCGGAGGTCGGTGTTTCTGAAACCTTTCCAACAGCTTGGAGGCATCTGACCAAGTCAGAACCACCACTTGGGCTGGAGGAGCCACTGAAGTAGGAGGTAGAGTGGGTGCTGGCACCTCTTCTGTCAAAGGAATTCCAGCGGTAGCTTGAGCCAGAGGAACACTAGGTACGGCAGAACccaaaggggcaggtgggggagGATTAACTTGCACAGGAGGGGGCACTGGCTGCCTTTCCATAAAAGTCTTGGAACATAGCAGTCAtattttgcataaattggcactactcttgttgcgcctccctatgctctcgttccatggactgcaacctattgctcaacaaaATGGTGACATCCGGATTATTATTAACTGGCAGTGCTACCGGTAAAACCGTATTCGAAGCCTCGCCGACCTTTTCCCTAGCAGGGGAACGGTTGGCATTTGAccgtgtattaaccatggttcacacctAGTTACAGTCAACAGCCACAGTTATAGGCACAATAGCAATCATAGGCAAACCAACCATAAAATTGCTTTACAAAGGTAAACACAGGCCATAAGAGGGGCAAAGGCAGCAATAATCAGGGTAACaagcattagaaacaagttggttaagcaGAACAGAACCAAAACCCCTTTCTGGCCTGGGCGGTTTCAGGTGTGGCTTCACTAAGCTGCAACCATAGGTAAATCTGGGCTTTTACAGAACCAAAATTCGGTCTCAGGAAATTCACGGATTCACAGTCGGTTTCATAATTTTGTAACCGAGGgtaaaaccgcatggcccaaaaattggaatctcaaacccatgacttttttttttaaacccattCCCTATTTCAAAAACACACCCTACGCTCTGGAGAAACCCAAAGCCGTGATCGTTCTTGCTCCATCTCCCTTCTtggtggatttttggcactcCAAATCACTCCTCAAAAGATCCGATCGAGTTTAGGTATggtttcttccccctctatcgatctatctctttctcccttcgaTTTCTGTCatggagaaaccctaaaaatcgaTTTCAGGTTTACAAggcttggggtttttttttgttttctccttgcTAAATTGATGGATTATTGTCCATTCTCTATTTGTTTCCCATCATATGCAATCTAGGTGAGGTATTTCCCCCAATTTTGCACCTTCATCatggatttgggttggattttggagaaatcccaaaatCCTAAccgaaaattttattttatttttacccAAATCAAGTTCGATTTTGCTATGTAGGCTTTATGTATATAAATTTGGGTTGTCTCAAGCTATAACTAATTTACTTCTTACATTTGGGacttcaagaatcacatctgaaattttcttttagagattCAAGCATGCCTCATGATCGAATGCACCCCTTGCTTGTTTGAATAGTTGTTCCCTATGATTTAAATTCCAATCACCATATctgaaaatttctttttggatttcttagcatattttcttatcaaatcagtCCAATTCTTGTTTGAACTAATTGTTTGCATAGTATAATATTCTCTAAGCATAATGTGGCCATGTACATTTATTCTCTATGATTGTATCCACATGGTGGCCATGCACTCCCCTTTTTCCCAACTCCTTAAACCATTCACAACAAAATTTTCTAGTAAAAATTTCCTACtgtaatttaattaaatctgtGGTAGGAATCAAGGTCTAGGTATTAATTCCTCAAATCTTTTCATTGAACATCCTCTTAGGCCTTAATATCTAAGCATTGACTTGATATATTTCTATATTCTTGGCCTTTcttggttgcaggttagggCAAATcaatggctcctagaacaaggcgtgCATGGGATGAACAAGCTGCCCCAGTTGTTTTGGATGCACTACGGTTtcaagacctagagaaacaaGAGCTGTACCAAGACTACTTTCGCTTCAAGAATATTGTGGAGGGGAGGGATGTAGTATTGGAAGACCTCAAAGCCTATAAAGTAGGGCCAAGATTTGAAGCACTAGGGTTGTCTAACCTCCTCAACCTTCTAGAACCATTTTACCCCAAGCTCATCCGCCACTTCTACTCCAACTTGCACACCGGGAACCTAGGCACACGAGATTACCGAATCAtctcatatgtcaagggagtCACTATTTCATTTATAGGGGCACAGTTGGCAGGTATCCTCAATGTAGCTATTTGGGGAGAGAAGACCTATTGCGCcccatggaagaatccctactctTTTCTCAGGAGAGAAGCATACAGGGAATTATACAGGGAGCTTACACATGGGGCATTTGAGAAGAAGGTGCCTGAGACTTCTTTTGCTATGTCTCCAAGGATACTGAGCCAAATTGTGCAGcacaacatcgtgcctatagcaggtcaccgcaccatgccttccatctttgTAAGCTACGTGGCATATCACCTCTATAAAGGCATTCCAATCTGCCTACCCTACATTATTATGCGGACCATGGATCATGCGGGGCGGAATCCCAAgaagaacttagatttaccATATAGGAGGCTGCTCACCACTATATTCCAGCACTTTGGAGTTGACTTAAGCGAGGAAGATCAAGACCTAactgaagatccacctctagatcgcAATGCAGTGGCGAGGATGTGAATTGTGATGGACGCATACAGTGATGGGGAACCAATTCCCCCAACAAAGGGTTACGGGCCTGAGCCTCATGTACAGGAGCCTCCTCCTCAGCCGGCTGCACATGCGGCCTCTTCATCTGGCACTGCTCCTAGTGGGTCTAACATTGACATGATTCTTGCAGCTTTAGGCCAGGTGAGCACCAACATGGCTTAGGGCTTTGATAGAGTGAATACTAGGCTTGATGCATCAGATAGACACATCGAGACCTTCGAGCAGCAGATGcaggacttgcactcctacctccatgatgagggcacagaGGATGAGCCCagtagtgatgatgagatggagcagtagACCTCCTGTCCATTCTCACCATGCTCCCTTTTGGACTCTTAGCTATTTGTCTTACTATTTAGTACTTTTAGCTCTTTCCTGGTTGTAAGAACTTGAAATTTACAGTTCAGCtaaaattttgtaatttctcCTTCAGGCTTATGGAAAATGTACTAAACAGCTTAAActaaggaatatatatatacatatgtctTTTCCTTCTACTGTTGTGCTTATTATTTGCTATTGTTTCCGCTTTCTCCCTaaactagtcttctccctaggaTTCACACGCATTCTAATTATGCATTGTAGGAAGCTTTTAACTTAGAaacctattgtgtagagtaaatcacaaATCCGCTAGACTGTGGCTGGTACAGagcatctcgctctgataccacgttgTCATGCCTCTATTCctgacaaggaatataatataatataaagggtgactaggacgacgtgtgtcatcctactaagctgcctgGATCACTGACACAATGTCCCAACGCACAATCATAACCGATATTaacataatataatatcagaatgcggaaaaaggaatattacattccaaagatcaatagtattgcggaagcgtacaaaatcaaatagttataagatgttcaaaggctagatgataaatacagtagttagttacatttcaatgaccatctaataactatcaaaagggtataacagtaaatatttatacacgggcctaagccccaaaagtaaataaaaaagggatCAAGTCCCAAGATCCTCACGGCCCATAGGggcaatcatcgcaaggacacctgTCGCTATGTTCCTCGAACATGGCTTCTGACTCCTCCTCAtcaatctcatcgtatcccgagggctgaactccaagtcctgTGAGATACCCATctcctgcatcataatctaaaaagtgtgcacacgagggggttagctccactgagctagtgaggggatggggatgcacaaacatgcAATTCACagagtccaatgatgcatgcacatgttaattccaCTTTTATTCCACCTATCATACAACTAaatcagaggtatatgctactgtgataactcaggagacactgtgggtcactttcattcatcaccacaatgaaacctcaattgtcattaGGGAGCCTACGCCTGGAAATGCCACCAAAACAttccagtggcagaccccaatataaccatcactaccatgactggctctctctcacaccacagAATTTGGgctctggttatccaacacctaaacccctttTGGCAAGGGTCATACCATAAGGGTGCAAAGTcatagccgcagatatactatatgcaagtcctatcgtcccaagaggtaatccgggtgcatcaacttttcatctggtttagtgcctgGTTATCAGCACGGTGTggcacatacagttcaatatgaattcaatcaacATATTATGTATATAGTCTGGGGTTCTAGTACCAGCAttcaccgacaccgtaacccaataagaaaaggaaaacaaccacAACATCAATGTATCGAATCCAATAACAAGTATGCAAAATGCACAAGCATGCTTTATAAGATATACTACTAGCATGATACATGTATATTTAATGATAGCAAGCTCAAACaagaccaaacccactcacaatatatatgccaagcaccaagattataagttgtcgcctcgatcaagcaataagccacaagatggatATATTAGCCTAAACAAGGAgtaaaaataaggttaaacaagcaaagggaaaggatccccaaaaggtctcccataaccACTTAAGTACAAGGTTTCAGAAGCAGAGTGGTTACAGGagtggtctcatgcccaatttctgaaaccacaggtaaatcctagaAAACCAGGGGCTCAAGACAGTCTCAGTCAAGtgcggttgcaggagtggtttgtCTCAGGAAATGAAACCACACAAAAATCCTAGCtttccaggggccttctcagggaggtaatctcagagtggtttcttgcaggtctcaAATCACATGTAAAACCTCACACCTGCAAGTCAAAAATCCAAAGGATCCCCCTCCAAGGGTATcatttttaagtagtttaaaGCATAGGAACATCAAGGAAGCTCCATCCTAAGCTTAtcagggttctaagacctctcTAGGTCCATTCAACCCAATAGATTCAAGAGAAGGAATTGAGAAGAACCTAACCTAAAGCACAACAGggtctaaaccctaaatctctcAAATAGAATGAGACTACtaacattagagctcataattgagtgaaataactccaccatagcctaGGCTTTAAGGTTCCATCGAtttcttgggttccaagagaactctaagtcgaatctctcccatttcccaaccctttaaaacccaaaatagaagaaggaagaaagcttcaaatggcttacctacccccaagataagagagctccacgatttatggctccAAGAGGTGGGGTCTCAACCTTTcaccaagcttctccaccttcctcctcctctttcactcctctttctctcctccacgatttaggttagatgggagaagaaattgagaattgaatgctctctccccctttggcttatttatagaaagtggATCTTGGGTCTCTTAAgccaaatgggtcaagagctaaatggattgacccattagttctttgtgggtaagtgaatggaataacccatccttGGGTCGATAGGGTTAAATGGGCGTTTAGTGAAATGGGCCATACAAGTTAAATGGcttcttaagttaaatgggcctgcccataagctttaattagggaaaagcccactttaagatgggttcacatgagatgggtataagtcctcAATGTACTTCccaaaggtaagtgggacccaaaattaaatattcccttctcacaTGAAACACCTCGAGTGGATTCAGaccttgacccgtacttcgaggttaccaaggaaagaataaataataaagcTTAAGGGCTCGAACTTACTTTTTCCTTGTCATGGCttatcacccatgaccccgaatagcttcgccacagcaatgccaagctcatcactgaacaAAGTATCCAACTGAGGCGACGATCCAAgatgctctctcctaaactcctcgcttccTGGGCTGTTgcttggaggatagtcaacgaagtcgccgtcaatgAACTTTctccactggcggttgaggaatctttcctccacaagaaaacccgtactgtggtcaataattttgtaactACGTTTggccatcatggagaacaggtcaccagcatacatggcagtgGTATCTACATGTCAcgagaaaaaataatatttaattatatcctggggtgcgggtataacaacaTGTGTGGGGATTGAGTGTAAAGACGTAAAAGGGAGTATGCAAGCTGAAACTAAAGATGCGTAATAATGTGCATGGTATGTGTAAATATGCAATGGTACATATATGAACATGGTGGAATCTTAGACTATAGGGGATAAGGGTCATGTGAAGATgcatgtaatgctagaagaggAGATGCATGataacaaaaaacaagaaaaagatgaTAAGACATAAAAGAGGCGTGAttaccatctagagagatgggatcacacttcCTTCGAAgatgcaaaacagaagttaaatagaaaataacatAGGTTAAATAAAGTTTAGAAACAAAGAGCCTACCTAATAGAGGAAGACCGAAGTAAAAGcgtggaggtttcccttgtgTAACTCAGGAGGTTATACGTTGAGAAAGTATTGCTGCTTGTAGtggcttctcttatctcttgtaCTCGAATGGTTCGTCGTTAAGCTGAGATTACCGGATTAGTGTCTCCAAGTCTCGATCTTGAGGTCTTTAAATAAGGTTTTGATGTTCAAGAGGTGAAGGGAGTGGTAGGAATGTAGGCTAAGTATGGATGGAAGGGGTGTCTCAATGCACTATGGGCAGGGAATCACCAAGTAGTAGCTATTATAGGTTCATGTAATGGCCAAGTCAAAGCAAGTAAccctcctcaacgtgagagggggtgtatttacagatgtagaggggtgtgtgcacttcCAAATTTGTGTAGGTGTGGCAGGGTTAATCCGGATAGTCCAACGAAGGGGTCAttgcatcgacggtgggtgtaaagtcaaggtaaggatCAATGGGATATGGGCATGTGTTTAGTTGCCTTAGTaggtgtttcttggggcctaagggagtcaagattgagatccaaagtgccaaaaataggctagAATGCCAAAGGAATCGTAATCAGAGCAAAatatggcaagtttgggcttgTTGGATTTACAGAGATTCAACATTCAAATTGCCTGAGTAGACATTGAGTGGCTGTCGATGAATAGGACTCGACATCGAGGGAAATGGATCTATTGTCGAGTGCCATTGTTTGAATGTCGAAATGGGATAGATAGTAGAAATGCATTGTTCGATAGTGAGAAGGTATGGCTTAATGTCGATGGCAGGTGGACCCGGTGTTAActcggggcctttgagtgtcgagATGGGTTCCAATATCGATGGGGATGGTTTGGGCTATTTGGGCCAGGTTCTGTGTTGggccaggctggttccaaggggtctgggtcagggctaACCTTTTCAGGAGTTCTTGGGGGCGGGgttggaggctctggtttgggctccAGCAAGGGGACGGACAATCAATATATGGATTCGGGTAGTACACACTgatgctacatccacagatacaccagttctaggccttggagggtgctcattaTCGTTATGGAAAACCTTtgggggaaagacaaaatgaggtgtctacacttGGCCATGAATTTAACATAAAGGATCTAGGAAAGCTACGGTATTTTCTAGGGATaaaagttgctcgatcttcaaagggcatctttctctctcaaatgaAGTATATCCTAGATGTATTGTCCAAAATCGGGTTGTTAGGGTGTAATCCTTCAGATATACCTATGGAAGCTACTTCGAGGCTCAtagaaaaagagggtgaactAGTCGACAAAGGTCACTATCAGTGGCTGGTGGGAAAAATAATTTACCTTTCTCATACATGGCCAGATATAACCATTGTCATGAGCTTggtaagtcagttcatgcatgatccttattcctctcatatggatgttgTTCTTTGTATCCTTCACTATATAAAGTCAGCCCCGGGAAAAAGAATTCCCTTATCTCTTTATGGTCATCTACAAGTTGAAGCGTATACTAATGCTAATTGGGTTGGATCTTCTAATAGAAAGTCCATATCTAGTTATtactcctttgtaggtggaaaccTTGTAGcttggcgtagcaaaaagcagaatgttgtggcaaggtctaatTCTGAAGCAGAGTTCTGTGCTATATTATAAGGAATATGTGAGTTGTTGTGGCTTAGAGGGTTATTataagatcttggtgttcctgtccctctcccaatgatgttgtactatgaTAATAAGCCTGCTATTATCATTGCTCACAATCTTGTTCAGCATGaacgtaccaagcatgtggaggttgataggcacttcatcaaggagaataTAGAAGAAGGCCTGATATATGTTCCCCTTTGAAGTTTGCTAATCAATTGGCTGATGTATTCACTAAGGGGTTAAGTGGGAAAgttttcatcctattttagtcaagttgggcatgtctgatatttatgctccaacttaagggggagtgttaaaataaGAACCGTAGGGGTGTTTTGTATTTTCCCCCCTAACCGACTCTAATTAATGGAATCAATGGTGTGGGGGCAATGATGTaattttttctcccttcttttattataTAAATAGAAAGGCTTGGATGTTCATTAAAACATCAAAACATTGAGCTCAAGTTCTTCTCCTGTTAACACACTATATCCTCCACTCCTCCTCCCCTGCTAAGTGAGGTACACAATTAAATTTCGCCTCT is drawn from Telopea speciosissima isolate NSW1024214 ecotype Mountain lineage chromosome 1, Tspe_v1, whole genome shotgun sequence and contains these coding sequences:
- the LOC122651694 gene encoding uncharacterized protein LOC122651694 translates to MKPEDVKARKFEKGLRPGISTSVVLHKYPTYAEMVQATKVIEDQQKENYRAIQAGKRPATSYEPKGSTRSQGQVYSVTNEDAQADPSVITGVVIVCSQPAYALFDLGVSHSFVSLNFAKKMSIEPMLMAQKLIVNTPMGSKVELDSVYDPCPVLIDTETKVSPLEELCAVKDFPDVFPEDLTRLPPDRETEFMIDLIPGAAPVSKAPYRMAPTELKELQEQLNDLLKMGFIRPNMSPWGAPVLFMKKKDDKNVIIFIDDILVYSKSEEEHTDHLRLVLQCLREKQLYAKFSKCEFWLQQVAFLGHLVSGKGIEVDPGKVKSVVDWVTPKSVVDIHSFLGLAGYYRRFIENF